Proteins encoded by one window of Maliibacterium massiliense:
- a CDS encoding PLP-dependent transferase yields the protein MRIETKCLHAGYTPENGAPQALPIYQSTTYRYTSTEQVGKLFDLQDPGYMYSRLGNPTVAAVEEKIAALEGGVGALCTSSGQAATLISLLNILGCGDHFISTGTIYGGTVNLFAVTLKKFGIDCTFVDADAPAAQIEKAFRPNTRAVFGETLANPAIAVLDIEKFAALAHAHNVPLIVDNTFATPILCRPFAYGADIVVHSTTKYLEGHALQIGGVIVDSGKFDWTAGNFTGLTEPDESYHGVVYTEHFGNAAYINKARVQLMRDLGACTSAECAFLLNLGLETLHVRMPVYCKNAQIVAEHLTHFDQIEFVNYPTLPGNKYNALAQKYLPQGCSGVISFSIKGGRENAACFMDHLKLASNVVHVADIRTCVLHPASATHRQLTDQQLVAAGITPGLIRFSVGLENVDDILEDIDQAMAHV from the coding sequence ATGCGGATCGAAACCAAGTGCCTGCACGCAGGCTACACGCCGGAAAATGGCGCCCCGCAGGCGCTGCCCATCTACCAAAGCACCACGTACCGCTACACCTCCACCGAGCAGGTGGGCAAGCTGTTTGATTTGCAAGACCCGGGCTACATGTACTCCCGCCTGGGCAACCCCACCGTAGCGGCGGTGGAGGAGAAAATCGCGGCGCTGGAGGGCGGCGTCGGGGCCTTGTGCACCTCCTCGGGGCAGGCCGCCACCCTGATCAGCCTGCTCAATATCCTGGGCTGCGGCGATCATTTCATCAGCACCGGCACCATCTACGGCGGCACGGTGAACCTCTTTGCGGTCACCCTCAAAAAATTCGGCATCGACTGCACCTTTGTGGACGCGGACGCGCCCGCCGCGCAGATTGAAAAGGCGTTCCGCCCCAACACCCGCGCGGTGTTCGGCGAGACGCTGGCCAATCCCGCCATCGCGGTGTTGGATATTGAAAAGTTCGCGGCGCTGGCACACGCGCACAACGTGCCGTTGATCGTGGACAACACCTTTGCCACGCCTATATTGTGCCGCCCGTTTGCATACGGGGCGGATATCGTGGTGCACTCCACCACCAAGTATCTGGAGGGGCACGCCCTGCAGATCGGCGGCGTGATTGTGGATTCGGGCAAGTTCGACTGGACGGCGGGCAATTTCACCGGCCTGACCGAGCCGGACGAGTCCTACCACGGCGTGGTATACACCGAGCACTTCGGCAACGCCGCCTACATCAACAAGGCGCGCGTGCAGCTGATGCGCGACCTGGGCGCCTGCACGTCCGCCGAATGTGCCTTCCTGCTCAACCTGGGCCTGGAGACGCTGCACGTGCGCATGCCCGTGTACTGCAAAAACGCGCAGATCGTGGCCGAGCACCTGACGCATTTCGATCAAATCGAGTTCGTCAACTACCCCACGCTGCCCGGCAACAAGTACAATGCGCTTGCTCAGAAGTACCTGCCGCAGGGCTGCAGCGGTGTCATCTCCTTCTCCATCAAGGGCGGGCGGGAGAACGCCGCGTGCTTTATGGACCATCTCAAGCTCGCCTCCAACGTGGTGCACGTGGCGGATATCCGCACCTGCGTGCTGCACCCGGCGAGCGCCACCCACCGCCAGCTGACCGACCAGCAGCTGGTGGCCGCGGGCATTACCCCGGGCCTGATCCGCTTCTCCGTGGGGCTGGAAAACGTAGACGATATCCTGGAGGATATCGATCAGGCCATGGCGCACGTGTAA